A part of Clostridia bacterium genomic DNA contains:
- a CDS encoding YlzJ-like family protein, which produces MIIHSIVCIENIFWDNFSEKIEEIDYQGVMLQAIKTDYNKYKIIRIISSNPNDYMRQDIQPGSEICF; this is translated from the coding sequence TTGATAATACATTCTATTGTCTGTATAGAAAATATATTTTGGGATAATTTTTCTGAAAAAATAGAAGAGATAGATTACCAAGGAGTAATGCTCCAAGCGATAAAAACAGATTATAACAAGTATAAAATAATAAGAATTATTAGCTCAAACCCCAATGACTATATGAGACAGGATATTCAGCCTGGATCGGAAATTTGTTTTTGA
- a CDS encoding undecaprenyl-diphosphate phosphatase, producing MFLGIIQGLTEFLPVSSSGHLVIAQNILNIQGASLAFDVMLHIGTLIPVIIIFWKDIVNLIIEFFLLIRDLFRKAAGKNKKIDMNANRVFVIMIIAATIPTAIIGYFFNDWAEHLFGTLDFVGFSLLITGILMSISDKLAKGKKGIKDIRLSNAITIGIFQGLAITPGISRSGSTIFAGLLNGFTRETATRFSFIASIPVILGAAIIEGKSVLQTGIHPSVFLPVSIGMIFAAISGFFAIKMLIRLLNRGKLHYFSYYCWTLGLFVIIYNFFIK from the coding sequence ATTTTTTTAGGTATAATTCAAGGATTGACTGAATTTTTACCTGTAAGCAGTTCGGGTCATTTGGTCATTGCTCAAAATATTTTAAATATTCAAGGGGCTAGCCTAGCGTTTGATGTGATGCTGCATATAGGTACACTTATTCCGGTAATAATTATCTTTTGGAAAGACATTGTAAACTTAATAATTGAGTTTTTTTTACTTATAAGAGATTTGTTTAGAAAAGCCGCCGGAAAAAATAAAAAAATAGATATGAATGCTAACAGGGTATTTGTTATAATGATTATCGCTGCAACGATACCTACAGCAATTATAGGGTATTTCTTTAATGATTGGGCAGAACATCTCTTTGGAACACTTGATTTTGTAGGTTTCTCATTGTTAATTACCGGTATTTTAATGTCTATATCGGATAAATTAGCAAAAGGTAAAAAAGGTATAAAGGATATAAGACTTTCAAACGCAATAACTATTGGGATATTTCAAGGTTTAGCTATAACGCCTGGAATATCTAGATCCGGCTCTACAATCTTCGCAGGATTGTTAAACGGATTCACCCGCGAGACTGCCACGAGATTCTCATTTATTGCATCAATACCTGTAATACTAGGGGCTGCAATTATTGAAGGGAAAAGTGTATTACAGACAGGTATCCATCCTTCCGTTTTCCTTCCGGTTAGTATAGGTATGATATTTGCTGCTATTTCAGGTTTCTTTGCAATCAAGATGCTGATCCGGCTACTAAATAGAGGGAAGTTGCACTACTTTTCATATTATTGTTGGACATTAGGTTTGTTCGTTATAATATATAATTTTTTCATCAAATAA
- a CDS encoding DNA translocase FtsK 4TM domain-containing protein has protein sequence MKKNKKNLIKNEIIGLITISFGLFALVSIYSEAGGAIGNALNILISGIFGFGAYFIPVIIIVSGVFILISKTQCFTNRNIICSLIIFILVLTIFNVKLFNAFNFDDSDFKEYLLWTYNNGISHSGGGLIGGLFAFLFTKLLGIIGSYIAIITLIIINFLIITKISLTNVFSVLQKKMKVKSIKKNKVKVEQSGCEIYDKNLQQTADNIQPAEQQVNIINYENKSVDKPKTSEINISMPPLKGYKYPTLDLLNKSDFPKLKSDKKLIMNNVNILENTLDSFGVSAKVVQVSRGPVITRYELQPAAGVKVSKIASLVDDIALNMAASGVRIEAPIPGKAAVGIEVPNKNAVSVLLSEVISSQQFQKSNSCLSIGLGKDIAGNNIIADLSDMPHLLIAGATGSGKSVCINTIITSLLYKATPDQLRLLLIDPKVVELSSYNGIPHLLIPVVTDPQKAAGALNWTVQEMNNRYKSFAKTGVKDIDKYNQTVSKQGDNPLPKVVVIIDELADLMMVSPHEVEDSICRIAQMARAAGIHLVIATQRPSVDVITGVIKANIPSRIAFSVSSQADSRTILDMGGAEKLLGKGDMLFFPVGLSKPKRVQGAYISEKEVERVVNFVKQQLEVEYHQEIFEEIAAEKSVDKEHPEDELLMEAIELIIENEQASISMLQRKLRIGYARAARLIDDIEEMGIISGYDGSRPRNVLISRQEWEEMKRIRE, from the coding sequence ATGAAAAAAAACAAAAAAAATCTTATAAAAAATGAGATAATTGGACTTATAACTATATCCTTTGGATTATTTGCATTGGTGAGCATATATTCTGAAGCAGGTGGTGCTATTGGCAATGCACTCAATATATTGATATCTGGTATTTTTGGGTTTGGGGCATATTTTATACCTGTTATAATTATAGTATCAGGAGTTTTTATTCTGATTTCAAAAACACAATGTTTTACAAATAGAAATATTATATGTTCGTTAATAATATTTATTCTTGTTCTCACCATATTTAATGTCAAGTTATTCAATGCATTTAATTTTGATGATTCTGACTTTAAAGAATATCTGTTATGGACTTATAATAATGGAATAAGCCATTCTGGTGGAGGACTTATTGGGGGATTGTTTGCTTTTTTATTTACAAAGCTTTTGGGTATAATAGGTTCATATATTGCAATTATAACCCTTATAATAATAAATTTTTTAATTATAACTAAAATATCCCTTACAAATGTCTTTTCTGTATTACAAAAAAAAATGAAAGTTAAATCCATAAAAAAAAATAAGGTGAAAGTTGAACAAAGTGGTTGTGAGATTTATGATAAAAACTTGCAACAGACTGCCGACAACATTCAGCCGGCGGAACAGCAAGTGAACATTATAAATTATGAAAATAAATCCGTTGATAAACCCAAAACTAGTGAAATAAATATATCCATGCCACCTTTAAAAGGTTACAAATACCCTACGCTTGACCTATTGAATAAAAGCGATTTTCCAAAACTAAAGAGCGATAAAAAATTAATAATGAACAATGTGAATATTTTAGAAAATACTTTAGATAGCTTTGGGGTTAGCGCAAAAGTGGTACAAGTTAGTCGAGGACCTGTGATCACTCGATATGAATTGCAGCCTGCTGCTGGTGTAAAGGTAAGCAAAATCGCATCACTGGTTGATGATATAGCTTTAAATATGGCTGCTTCAGGAGTACGGATAGAAGCACCTATTCCCGGAAAGGCAGCGGTGGGAATAGAGGTCCCAAATAAAAATGCTGTATCTGTTTTATTGAGTGAAGTTATCAGTTCGCAACAATTTCAAAAAAGCAATTCTTGCTTATCTATAGGATTAGGCAAGGATATTGCAGGAAATAATATTATTGCTGATTTGTCTGATATGCCTCACCTATTGATTGCAGGTGCTACCGGGTCTGGAAAAAGCGTATGTATAAACACTATAATTACAAGTTTGTTATATAAAGCAACACCGGATCAATTACGGCTTTTGCTAATTGATCCCAAGGTCGTCGAGTTATCTTCTTACAACGGCATTCCTCATCTTTTAATACCAGTTGTAACGGATCCCCAAAAAGCTGCAGGTGCGTTAAACTGGACAGTACAAGAGATGAATAATAGATACAAGTCATTTGCAAAGACTGGAGTTAAAGATATAGATAAATATAATCAGACTGTGTCGAAGCAGGGGGACAATCCTTTACCTAAAGTAGTGGTCATAATAGATGAGCTAGCGGATTTAATGATGGTATCTCCACATGAAGTGGAAGATTCCATATGCAGAATAGCACAAATGGCCAGAGCGGCAGGTATTCACTTGGTAATCGCAACCCAAAGGCCTTCTGTAGATGTTATTACAGGAGTAATAAAAGCGAATATACCTTCTAGGATAGCTTTTTCCGTATCATCTCAAGCTGATTCCAGGACAATACTGGATATGGGAGGAGCAGAAAAATTATTAGGGAAAGGTGATATGCTGTTCTTTCCTGTTGGTCTGTCCAAACCTAAGAGAGTACAAGGAGCTTATATATCAGAGAAAGAGGTAGAACGAGTCGTAAACTTTGTAAAGCAACAATTGGAAGTGGAGTATCATCAAGAAATATTCGAAGAAATTGCAGCAGAAAAAAGTGTGGACAAAGAGCATCCAGAAGACGAGTTGTTGATGGAGGCTATAGAGCTGATCATAGAAAACGAACAAGCTTCAATCTCCATGTTACAGCGAAAGTTGAGAATAGGATATGCAAGAGCTGCAAGACTGATCGATGATATTGAGGAAATGGGAATAATAAGTGGATATGATGGTAGTAGGCCTAGGAATGTGTTGATCAGCAGGCAGGAGTGGGAAGAGATGAAAAGAATTAGAGAATAA
- the rimO gene encoding 30S ribosomal protein S12 methylthiotransferase RimO, protein MKQTIKVITLGCPKNDIDTEIMLGSLNKQGYNIVANAEDADIIIINTCAFIETSKQQSINTIIKYGKLKETGQCKKLIVTGCLSQRYKQELLDGMPEIDGLLGTGEYHRIGEVIKKSFAGEKSCIYSEKSHIFDESIGRYHITPIYTSYIKISEGCNNRCSYCIIPSIRGPYVSRTIESVYKEVQDLVNRGTKEIILVSQDCTRYGIDLYGEYRLIDLLKSLGSIKDLKWIRLLYCYPDIIDDDLILAIANNDKVCKYIDIPIQHINDGILKSMNRKTTSGKIIQVINRFRELIPDIIIRSTLIVGFPGETQQQFDELYSFVKEIEIDRLGVFMYSREENTLAYKMKNQVDKTTKLKRYDKIMSVQQAISNKKNNQRIGRTYQVLVEEMIEEGLYSGRSYAESPDIDGIIFIRTCYQHRPGDLIKVRIVEAYEYDLMGEEIYESGK, encoded by the coding sequence TTGAAACAAACTATCAAAGTAATAACTCTAGGTTGTCCTAAAAATGATATAGATACAGAGATTATGCTAGGTTCGTTAAACAAACAGGGTTATAATATAGTTGCAAATGCTGAGGATGCTGATATCATCATTATAAATACATGTGCATTTATAGAAACATCAAAACAGCAATCAATTAATACCATCATAAAATATGGCAAATTGAAAGAAACAGGGCAGTGTAAAAAATTGATAGTTACAGGTTGCTTATCACAGCGATATAAGCAGGAACTACTTGATGGGATGCCGGAAATTGATGGATTGCTAGGTACAGGGGAATATCATAGAATAGGTGAAGTGATTAAAAAATCATTTGCCGGTGAAAAATCTTGCATATATAGCGAAAAAAGCCATATATTCGATGAGTCAATAGGTAGGTATCATATTACGCCTATATATACATCATATATTAAAATATCGGAAGGATGTAATAATAGATGTAGTTATTGCATCATCCCTAGTATAAGGGGACCCTACGTAAGCAGAACGATAGAGAGTGTATATAAAGAAGTACAGGATCTAGTTAATAGAGGAACAAAGGAAATTATATTGGTTTCTCAGGATTGTACCAGATATGGAATAGACTTATACGGAGAATATAGACTTATAGACCTATTAAAAAGCCTTGGTTCTATAAAAGATTTGAAATGGATAAGGCTGCTATATTGCTATCCTGATATCATCGATGATGATTTAATTCTCGCTATTGCAAATAATGATAAGGTATGTAAATATATTGATATACCGATACAACATATAAATGATGGGATCTTGAAATCCATGAACAGAAAGACGACTAGTGGAAAAATAATACAGGTGATCAACCGTTTCAGGGAACTGATACCTGATATTATCATTAGAAGTACTTTAATAGTAGGTTTCCCTGGTGAAACCCAACAGCAATTTGATGAACTTTATTCCTTTGTGAAAGAAATAGAAATTGATAGGCTGGGAGTTTTTATGTATTCTAGAGAAGAAAATACCCTTGCCTATAAAATGAAAAATCAAGTAGATAAAACGACTAAGCTAAAAAGATATGACAAGATCATGTCTGTACAGCAGGCGATATCCAATAAAAAGAATAATCAACGTATAGGGAGAACATATCAAGTACTTGTAGAAGAAATGATAGAAGAAGGCCTATATTCAGGCAGATCTTATGCTGAATCTCCGGACATTGATGGTATTATTTTTATAAGAACCTGTTATCAACATAGACCAGGAGATTTAATAAAAGTTAGGATAGTGGAAGCCTATGAATATGATCTGATGGGGGAAGAGATATATGAATCTGGCAAATAA
- the pgsA gene encoding CDP-diacylglycerol--glycerol-3-phosphate 3-phosphatidyltransferase codes for MNLANKITLIRILMIPAFMIVILSDIPNNIYIAALIFFIASITDILDGYVARWQKQITDLGKFIDPLADKLLITTALVSLVELGEISSIIAMIIISRELIITGFRAIAASRGVIVAASSWGKVKTVTQIIAIMSILLRNFPFSMINFPFDKIMTYIAVVFTIVSAVDYFIKNKQVFHIEQKR; via the coding sequence ATGAATCTGGCAAATAAAATTACTCTGATAAGAATATTGATGATACCTGCTTTTATGATTGTAATTCTTTCGGATATTCCAAACAATATATATATAGCTGCATTAATCTTTTTTATCGCATCTATCACCGATATTTTGGACGGTTATGTAGCTAGATGGCAAAAGCAAATAACTGATTTGGGTAAATTTATTGATCCACTTGCAGATAAATTACTCATAACAACTGCTTTGGTATCATTGGTAGAACTAGGCGAGATTTCATCTATAATAGCCATGATAATAATCAGCAGAGAATTGATTATTACAGGATTCAGAGCGATAGCTGCCTCAAGGGGTGTAATAGTAGCTGCTAGCTCATGGGGTAAAGTAAAAACCGTTACACAAATAATAGCTATAATGTCGATACTTTTGAGAAATTTTCCTTTTTCAATGATAAATTTTCCTTTTGACAAGATAATGACGTATATAGCCGTAGTGTTTACAATTGTATCGGCAGTTGATTATTTTATAAAAAATAAACAAGTATTCCATATTGAACAGAAAAGGTGA
- a CDS encoding competence/damage-inducible protein A: MNCEIISVGTELLLGQIVNTDSQYISEKLAGLGINVFFHTVVGDNKQRLLQAIKIAYERSDLIITTGGLGPTMDDLTKETVFEFLGLESVIHPISLEKIKNYFKSINRKMTQSNIKQAMFPEQAIILENDNGTAPGAIIKHKHKTFVILPGPPQELQPMFEKKVIPQLFNKDDLSIKSRVLKIFGIGESSVEEKIKDLLVSQTNPTIAPLAKSSEVTLRITARCKPEEHKALIDPVEKEIRRRLGSAVYGTNEQTLQSVAVSNLIEKNLTLVTAESCTGGMLASMITEIPGASNIYHGGLITYSNEFKNKILGVKRDTLNKFGAVSKECAVEMAEGAKKIHDADIAVSITGIAGPGGATINKPVGLVYIGLSTKQGTIYKKFNFTGNRQRIRLLSCMWALNMIRLQLTEDNI, encoded by the coding sequence ATGAATTGTGAGATAATATCTGTTGGAACTGAGTTGCTGTTAGGGCAAATTGTTAACACCGACTCCCAATATATTTCTGAAAAACTAGCAGGGCTAGGTATAAATGTTTTTTTTCATACTGTTGTAGGCGATAATAAGCAAAGACTACTGCAAGCTATAAAAATTGCATATGAAAGATCAGACTTGATAATAACAACCGGAGGATTAGGGCCTACAATGGATGATCTGACTAAAGAAACAGTATTTGAATTTTTAGGACTAGAATCAGTAATCCATCCCATAAGCTTAGAAAAAATAAAAAACTATTTTAAATCAATCAATAGAAAAATGACTCAGAGCAATATCAAACAAGCAATGTTTCCTGAACAAGCTATTATATTGGAAAATGATAATGGAACCGCCCCAGGAGCCATTATTAAACATAAACACAAAACTTTTGTAATATTGCCTGGTCCCCCTCAAGAATTACAGCCTATGTTCGAAAAAAAAGTAATTCCACAGCTTTTTAACAAAGATGATTTATCTATAAAATCTAGGGTATTGAAAATATTCGGAATAGGGGAATCCAGTGTTGAGGAAAAAATTAAAGACTTGTTAGTTTCACAAACAAATCCCACCATTGCACCCCTTGCTAAAAGCAGCGAAGTTACGTTGCGGATAACAGCACGATGCAAACCGGAAGAACATAAGGCCCTGATAGACCCCGTTGAAAAAGAGATAAGAAGAAGGTTAGGATCTGCCGTTTACGGGACAAATGAACAGACCTTACAAAGTGTAGCAGTATCAAATCTGATTGAAAAAAATTTGACATTAGTAACTGCAGAATCATGTACCGGGGGAATGCTTGCTAGTATGATAACTGAAATTCCCGGTGCTTCCAATATATATCATGGTGGATTGATAACCTATAGCAATGAGTTTAAAAACAAAATACTAGGTGTTAAGCGCGATACTTTGAATAAATTCGGTGCAGTGAGCAAAGAATGTGCAGTCGAAATGGCAGAGGGTGCTAAAAAAATACATGATGCTGATATTGCGGTATCTATTACCGGAATCGCAGGGCCTGGCGGTGCTACCATTAATAAGCCTGTAGGTCTTGTATACATTGGTTTGAGTACAAAACAAGGAACTATTTATAAAAAATTTAACTTTACAGGCAATAGACAGAGAATAAGGTTGCTTTCTTGTATGTGGGCATTGAATATGATAAGACTTCAATTGACTGAAGATAATATATAA
- the recA gene encoding recombinase RecA → MEKQKALSMAINQIERQFGKGSIMKLGSDNIETNVSVVPTGALSLDIALGVGGIPRGRIAEIYGPESSGKTTVALHIIAEAQKMGGTAAFIDAEHALDPVYAKNLGVDTDNLLVSQPDTGEQALEIADALVRSGAIDIFVIDSVAALVPKAEIEGEMGDSHVGLQARLMSQALRKLTGNLSKSKTIALFINQLREKVGVMFGNPETTPGGRALKFYSSVRLDVRRIETLKSNNEMIGNRTKVKIVKNKVAPPFKVAEFDIMYGKGISNEGCILDIASDIDIIEKSGSWYSYGDKKLGQGRENSKQFLKDNPDILNEIEAKVRKHYNLPLTNKKSKSKKEDK, encoded by the coding sequence ATGGAAAAACAAAAAGCTTTAAGCATGGCAATCAATCAAATAGAGAGACAATTTGGTAAAGGTTCAATAATGAAGTTGGGTTCGGACAATATTGAGACGAATGTCAGCGTGGTACCTACAGGGGCTTTAAGTCTAGATATTGCTTTGGGTGTTGGTGGCATTCCTCGTGGCAGAATTGCGGAAATATACGGCCCAGAATCTAGTGGAAAAACCACTGTTGCTTTGCATATTATTGCTGAAGCGCAAAAAATGGGTGGAACAGCGGCTTTCATTGATGCAGAGCATGCCCTAGACCCAGTATATGCAAAAAATCTAGGAGTAGACACTGACAATTTATTAGTATCACAACCTGATACAGGTGAACAAGCCTTAGAAATTGCTGATGCACTGGTTAGAAGTGGAGCTATAGATATTTTTGTAATTGACTCTGTGGCTGCACTGGTCCCAAAGGCCGAAATTGAAGGTGAAATGGGGGATTCTCATGTTGGCTTACAAGCAAGATTGATGTCACAAGCACTGCGAAAACTTACTGGAAACTTGAGCAAATCAAAGACAATCGCTCTTTTTATAAATCAACTTAGAGAAAAAGTAGGCGTGATGTTCGGCAATCCGGAAACCACTCCCGGAGGAAGAGCACTTAAATTTTATTCATCTGTAAGACTTGATGTAAGAAGGATAGAAACGTTAAAATCAAACAACGAAATGATAGGTAACAGGACAAAAGTAAAAATAGTAAAAAATAAAGTTGCCCCACCGTTTAAAGTCGCTGAGTTTGATATAATGTACGGAAAAGGCATCTCCAACGAAGGTTGCATTTTAGATATAGCTTCCGATATAGATATTATAGAAAAATCAGGTTCTTGGTATTCATATGGCGACAAAAAGTTGGGACAGGGCAGAGAAAACTCAAAACAATTTTTAAAGGATAATCCGGATATATTAAACGAAATAGAAGCAAAAGTACGAAAACACTATAATTTACCTTTAACTAACAAAAAGTCAAAATCAAAAAAGGAAGACAAATAG
- the rny gene encoding ribonuclease Y, translated as MKAIYVVLTAALALGIGYVCGYIYRKYIAEAKIAIAEENAKRIIEEANKDAEASKRELLLEAKEEVHRLRNEFDRESRERRNELQRMEKRLTSKEENLDRKSDNLEKKEDYLSKKLKDVQRTQQETEKLYHKQLEELERLSGLTSDEAKELLLNDIKKEIKYDAAKMIKEVEAQAREEADKKSKSIIACAIQKYAAEHVAETTVSVVPLPNDEMKGRIIGREGRNIRTLETATGIDLIIDDTPEAVILSGFDPIRREIARIALEKLIVDGRIHPARIEEMVEKAKKEVESKIREEGEQATFETGVHGVHPEMVKLLGRLKYRTSYGQNVLRHSLEVSHLAGMMAAEINGDIKLAKRAGLLHDIGKAVDHEREGSHVKIGGELAKKYRESDDVVHAILAHHGDIEAVTVEAALIQAADTLSAARPGARRETLEAYINRLDKLEKIANSFAGVEKSYAIQAGREIRILVKPDSVNDDEIVEVAREIVKNIENEVEYPGQIKVNVIRETRAIEYAK; from the coding sequence ATTAAAGCAATATACGTAGTTTTAACTGCAGCATTGGCTTTAGGCATTGGCTATGTATGTGGGTATATATATAGAAAATATATTGCAGAAGCAAAGATCGCAATTGCCGAAGAAAATGCCAAAAGGATAATTGAAGAAGCTAATAAAGATGCAGAAGCAAGTAAGAGGGAGTTACTTTTAGAAGCTAAAGAAGAGGTTCATAGACTTAGAAATGAATTTGACAGGGAAAGTCGTGAACGGAGAAACGAACTCCAGAGAATGGAAAAGCGTTTAACTTCGAAGGAAGAAAATCTTGACCGTAAGTCTGATAACCTAGAAAAAAAGGAAGATTATCTAAGTAAAAAGTTAAAAGATGTACAGAGAACGCAGCAGGAAACAGAAAAGCTTTACCATAAGCAATTAGAAGAACTGGAAAGATTGTCCGGGTTAACTTCTGATGAAGCCAAGGAATTATTGCTTAATGATATTAAAAAAGAGATTAAATATGATGCTGCTAAAATGATAAAAGAGGTTGAAGCTCAGGCAAGAGAAGAAGCTGATAAAAAATCAAAATCAATAATCGCTTGTGCGATACAAAAATATGCAGCTGAACATGTTGCTGAAACTACAGTTTCTGTAGTTCCGCTACCTAACGACGAAATGAAAGGAAGAATAATAGGCCGTGAAGGGAGAAATATAAGGACTTTAGAAACAGCAACAGGTATAGATCTTATAATTGATGATACTCCTGAAGCAGTTATTCTTTCTGGTTTCGACCCTATAAGAAGGGAAATTGCAAGAATAGCTTTAGAAAAACTTATTGTAGATGGAAGAATACATCCTGCTAGGATAGAGGAAATGGTTGAAAAAGCTAAAAAAGAGGTAGAAAGCAAAATCCGAGAAGAAGGGGAACAAGCTACATTTGAAACAGGTGTCCATGGTGTACATCCTGAAATGGTAAAGCTATTGGGAAGACTAAAATACAGAACTAGTTACGGACAAAATGTATTAAGACATTCATTGGAGGTATCCCATTTAGCCGGTATGATGGCCGCAGAAATAAATGGTGATATAAAGCTCGCTAAACGGGCAGGACTTCTACATGATATTGGTAAAGCAGTAGATCATGAAAGAGAGGGCTCACATGTAAAAATTGGTGGTGAGCTAGCCAAGAAATATAGAGAAAGTGATGATGTGGTACATGCAATACTTGCTCATCACGGAGATATTGAAGCTGTTACTGTAGAAGCTGCTCTAATACAAGCAGCGGATACTCTGTCTGCTGCAAGACCAGGTGCTAGAAGGGAAACGTTAGAAGCCTATATCAATCGACTGGATAAACTAGAGAAGATTGCTAATTCATTTGCAGGCGTTGAAAAGTCATATGCAATTCAGGCTGGACGAGAGATTAGGATTTTAGTAAAACCGGATTCTGTAAATGACGATGAAATAGTAGAAGTTGCTAGGGAAATAGTAAAAAATATTGAAAATGAAGTTGAATATCCTGGGCAAATAAAGGTGAACGTCATAAGGGAAACAAGAGCAATTGAATATGCAAAATAA
- a CDS encoding TIGR00282 family metallophosphoesterase: MNILIIGDIVGKPGRKTTKDFLDKIESEEQIDLIIANGENAAGGNGITQQVADELFSYGIDAITMGNHVWDNREIFDFIDNEPRIIRPANYPLGTPGNYIYLVEIKSKIVAIMNLLGNVFMNNLYCPFMIAEKQIENLRNKADIIIIDFHAEATAEKIALARMLDGDVSILFGTHTHVQTSDERIFPKGTAYITDVGMTGPYDSVLGVDMDIIIKKFKTKLPARYKIAKGACQVNAIIVNIDDDTSKPQSIKRILKIYE; encoded by the coding sequence TTGAATATACTCATAATAGGAGATATTGTTGGGAAACCTGGGAGAAAAACAACCAAAGATTTTTTAGACAAAATAGAAAGTGAAGAACAAATCGATCTTATAATAGCGAATGGAGAAAATGCAGCAGGGGGTAATGGAATAACACAACAAGTGGCTGATGAATTGTTTAGCTATGGAATAGACGCCATTACAATGGGAAATCATGTATGGGATAATAGAGAGATATTTGATTTTATAGATAATGAGCCACGTATAATAAGGCCGGCAAATTATCCCCTTGGGACCCCTGGTAATTATATTTATCTTGTAGAAATAAAATCTAAAATTGTGGCAATTATGAATCTATTAGGAAATGTTTTTATGAATAACTTGTACTGCCCATTCATGATTGCAGAAAAACAGATTGAAAACTTAAGAAATAAAGCAGATATAATAATTATAGACTTTCACGCAGAAGCTACCGCAGAGAAAATTGCTTTAGCCAGAATGCTGGATGGAGATGTATCCATTTTATTTGGGACTCATACACATGTTCAAACATCTGATGAAAGGATTTTTCCAAAGGGAACAGCATATATTACAGATGTTGGTATGACCGGTCCATATGATTCCGTATTAGGAGTAGATATGGACATTATAATCAAAAAATTTAAAACTAAACTACCTGCAAGATATAAGATCGCTAAGGGTGCTTGTCAAGTTAACGCAATAATAGTTAATATTGATGATGATACCTCTAAACCCCAAAGCATTAAAAGGATCTTGAAGATATACGAATAA
- a CDS encoding stage V sporulation protein S, with protein sequence MEVLKVSAKSNPNSVAGALAGVLRERGNAEMQAIGAGALNQAIKAVAIARGFVAPSGVDLICIPAFTDIEIDGEERTAIKLIVQPR encoded by the coding sequence ATGGAAGTATTAAAAGTATCAGCAAAATCAAATCCAAATTCAGTAGCAGGAGCTTTAGCAGGGGTTTTAAGAGAACGAGGCAATGCAGAAATGCAGGCTATAGGGGCCGGAGCACTGAACCAGGCAATAAAAGCAGTAGCTATCGCTAGAGGTTTCGTAGCTCCCAGCGGAGTCGACCTGATTTGTATACCTGCTTTCACAGATATCGAAATCGATGGTGAGGAGAGGACGGCCATCAAGTTGATTGTTCAGCCAAGATAA